One part of the Flavobacterium johnsoniae UW101 genome encodes these proteins:
- a CDS encoding LytR/AlgR family response regulator transcription factor, translating into MALTYRCLIVDDESPAHKALISHISKFNELEHSGSAFSGMEALKLLNANQYDIIFLDINMPVISGVELMELQPNRPLTIVTTAYSDFALSAYQNDAIDYLLKPISPEKFAKAIEKAKTYFSGNSLKKESNTNSKTFSYRLNGQTIDMPLCDIIYIESLGNYMKLYSTKHNLPHIIYGSLSSIASEIDSTSFVQVHRSYIVNANKISAVTFKNLTMSNGEIIPVGRKYQILLDNLTIR; encoded by the coding sequence ATGGCACTTACCTACCGCTGTCTTATAGTCGATGACGAATCGCCGGCGCACAAAGCGCTCATTTCGCACATCTCAAAATTTAACGAACTGGAACATTCCGGAAGCGCTTTTAGCGGTATGGAAGCTCTAAAACTGCTTAACGCCAACCAATACGACATTATTTTTCTGGACATTAATATGCCTGTAATTTCGGGTGTAGAATTAATGGAACTGCAGCCCAACCGACCGCTTACAATTGTAACCACTGCTTATTCTGATTTTGCACTTTCGGCTTACCAAAACGATGCGATCGATTATTTACTAAAACCCATTTCGCCCGAAAAATTTGCCAAAGCCATAGAAAAAGCCAAAACCTATTTCTCTGGCAACAGCTTAAAAAAAGAAAGTAATACAAACTCAAAAACTTTTTCTTACCGCTTAAACGGACAAACAATTGATATGCCTCTTTGTGATATTATTTATATCGAAAGCCTGGGCAATTACATGAAACTTTACAGCACAAAACACAATTTACCTCATATTATTTACGGTTCGCTTTCGAGCATTGCCTCAGAAATTGACAGCACAAGTTTTGTACAAGTGCATCGTTCCTATATCGTAAACGCAAACAAAATCTCGGCAGTTACTTTTAAAAATCTTACCATGTCAAATGGAGAAATTATTCCTGTGGGAAGGAAATATCAAATTTTATTGGATAATCTGACAATTAGATAA
- a CDS encoding nucleotide-binding domain-containing protein codes for MKKDKISSLIRTYVREKLSPTMSDIQFVSKIYQSFNDLLGVNNCIQIGSYPRYTAIRPLHDLDILYILGDWQSSNIEPFSDLNNLADKFEKEYKNPTKYNIEITVQTHSISFRYLDDKIEVFAVDLVPALKKDQNEFKKDMFYVPEIIKQNRGQKRQEYYRTKQLNNSKIIWIKTDPLGYIEVATSLNQINEDFRKSVKFVKGWKHNCKEKNDDFKLKSFHLEQLITRDYLINPYQDIFESIFTFFTSLKKNIEQPNIPDRANANKCIDEYLSELSENQYKIINEAIDAILIALENIDLNPCIRSIIDSGFYKRKSETETYLFDQKIPILIDSSLKLDIDGFVEKFDGFRKFKANLKLANGIVDNKNSIEFKVIQNTTNAEILKWKVKNDNNSPEPRGEITDHNTYQKVETTAYLGSHYVDCFAVKNNICIARDRVNVIVKN; via the coding sequence ATGAAAAAAGATAAAATAAGTTCCCTAATTAGAACTTACGTGAGAGAAAAACTATCTCCAACAATGAGTGATATTCAATTCGTGTCTAAAATCTATCAATCTTTCAATGATTTGTTAGGAGTAAATAATTGTATTCAAATTGGCTCATATCCAAGATACACAGCTATACGGCCACTTCACGATTTAGATATACTCTATATTCTAGGCGATTGGCAATCAAGTAATATTGAACCATTTAGCGATTTAAATAATTTAGCTGACAAATTCGAAAAAGAATACAAAAATCCCACAAAATACAACATTGAGATAACTGTACAAACTCATTCAATATCATTTAGATATTTAGATGATAAAATTGAAGTATTTGCTGTTGATTTAGTTCCTGCCTTAAAAAAAGATCAAAATGAATTTAAAAAAGACATGTTTTATGTACCAGAAATAATTAAACAGAATCGTGGACAAAAAAGACAAGAATATTACAGAACTAAACAACTAAATAATTCTAAAATTATTTGGATAAAAACTGATCCGTTAGGATACATAGAAGTTGCTACTTCATTGAATCAAATAAATGAAGATTTTAGAAAAAGTGTGAAATTTGTAAAGGGATGGAAACATAACTGTAAAGAAAAAAACGATGATTTCAAATTAAAATCTTTCCATTTAGAGCAACTAATAACTAGAGATTATTTGATTAACCCATATCAAGACATCTTTGAAAGCATTTTCACTTTTTTTACTTCTCTTAAAAAAAATATTGAGCAACCTAATATTCCAGACCGTGCTAATGCTAATAAATGTATAGATGAATATTTATCAGAGCTAAGCGAAAATCAATATAAAATAATAAATGAAGCAATAGATGCAATTCTAATTGCACTTGAAAACATCGATTTAAACCCGTGTATTAGATCTATAATTGATTCAGGCTTTTACAAAAGGAAAAGCGAAACTGAAACTTATCTCTTTGATCAAAAGATCCCAATTCTTATTGATAGTTCCTTAAAGCTGGATATAGACGGATTTGTTGAAAAATTTGATGGGTTTCGAAAATTTAAGGCCAACTTAAAACTCGCAAATGGTATTGTTGATAATAAAAATAGTATTGAATTTAAAGTAATTCAAAATACAACAAATGCAGAAATACTAAAATGGAAAGTAAAAAACGACAATAACTCTCCGGAACCTCGAGGTGAAATAACTGATCACAATACATATCAAAAAGTAGAAACTACAGCCTACCTAGGCTCTCATTATGTTGATTGTTTTGCTGTAAAAAATAATATATGTATTGCACGTGACAGAGTAAATGTAATAGTAAAAAATTAA
- a CDS encoding Mpo1 family 2-hydroxy fatty acid dioxygenase: MRTLDQWFAEYAVSHQNPKNKAIHYICVPAIYFSIVGLLMSIPSGIIANTLKLNAPIIENWAFIVLLFVLIFYIRLSIAMAVKIALFSAICLVVNYYIGQIFPLWAFSIGVFVIAWIGQFYGHNIEGKKPSFLKDLQFLLIGPAWVVENLFSRK, encoded by the coding sequence ATGAGAACATTAGACCAATGGTTTGCCGAGTATGCCGTAAGTCATCAAAATCCAAAAAACAAAGCGATACATTACATTTGTGTTCCGGCAATTTACTTTTCTATAGTAGGTTTACTAATGAGTATTCCGAGTGGTATTATTGCCAATACTTTAAAACTAAATGCACCAATTATCGAAAACTGGGCTTTTATAGTTTTGCTTTTTGTGCTTATTTTCTATATCCGATTATCGATTGCAATGGCAGTAAAAATTGCTCTGTTTTCAGCAATTTGTCTTGTTGTTAATTATTATATCGGGCAGATTTTTCCTTTATGGGCATTCTCGATCGGCGTTTTTGTAATTGCCTGGATTGGGCAGTTTTACGGTCATAATATCGAAGGCAAAAAACCGTCTTTTTTAAAAGATCTTCAGTTTTTATTGATTGGTCCGGCTTGGGTTGTCGAAAATTTATTTTCTAGAAAATAA
- a CDS encoding DoxX family protein, with the protein MENIQTTKTQNFFRILLGLFMITAAIGHFTFQRADFQAQVPNWVPLDKDLVVILSGVVEIALGLSMLFLTRYKVFVGIALAVFYILVFPGNIAQYLNKTPAFGLDTDQARLIRLFFQPVLIFLTLWSTGAITYFKRKF; encoded by the coding sequence ATGGAAAATATACAGACAACCAAAACGCAGAATTTCTTTAGAATCCTATTGGGGCTTTTTATGATTACAGCAGCAATAGGACATTTTACTTTTCAAAGAGCCGATTTTCAGGCGCAGGTTCCAAATTGGGTGCCGCTCGATAAAGACCTTGTTGTAATTCTTTCCGGAGTTGTAGAAATAGCTTTGGGACTTAGTATGTTATTTTTAACACGATATAAAGTGTTTGTGGGCATTGCGCTGGCTGTGTTTTACATTTTAGTTTTTCCGGGAAATATCGCTCAATATTTAAACAAAACGCCCGCATTTGGACTCGATACAGATCAGGCGCGTTTAATAAGATTGTTTTTTCAGCCCGTTTTAATTTTTCTGACTTTGTGGTCTACTGGGGCGATTACGTATTTTAAAAGGAAATTCTGA
- a CDS encoding DUF2199 domain-containing protein — MKLSNSSPNETNSGYTCSCCGEIFDEMPLCFGNEYPAYYYAVPPDEREQRIEYGGSWCYVDEEHFFHRGRLTIPIIDYHEDLVFNVWTTISEDNFCLRMDLWEDPNRINQEPYFGWMQTDVPTYGKTISLKTIAIEQELGLIPEIKMIEENHPLTLDQENGITFEKATAIVNEIMKIQHGKS; from the coding sequence TTGAAACTATCCAATTCTTCTCCAAACGAAACAAATTCAGGTTACACATGTTCTTGCTGCGGTGAAATTTTCGACGAAATGCCTTTATGTTTCGGTAATGAATATCCTGCCTATTATTATGCTGTTCCGCCCGACGAAAGAGAACAGCGAATTGAATACGGCGGCAGCTGGTGTTATGTAGATGAAGAACATTTTTTTCACCGCGGAAGATTAACCATCCCGATAATTGATTATCATGAGGATTTGGTTTTTAATGTATGGACCACAATAAGCGAAGATAACTTTTGCCTGAGAATGGATTTGTGGGAAGACCCAAACCGTATAAATCAAGAACCGTATTTTGGCTGGATGCAGACTGATGTTCCTACATACGGCAAAACTATTTCTCTTAAAACAATTGCCATAGAACAAGAACTGGGATTGATTCCTGAAATAAAAATGATTGAAGAAAACCATCCTTTAACTCTGGATCAGGAAAACGGAATTACATTTGAAAAAGCGACTGCTATTGTAAATGAAATAATGAAAATACAGCACGGTAAAAGCTAA
- a CDS encoding S24 family peptidase — protein MAENTLKRIKQYLDYKGIRIRAFERVVGMSNGSFASQLKNDKTIGVDKLENILHQYPDINSEWLLKGNGDMLLYDTVNEGRAFYRKTEKTQSRNIPVYDIETTAEIADLLGETNSQKPISFLNVPRISQYDGALYLLDDSMYPLLKSGDIVVYKKINNLENNIIWGEMYLIYVSSDNNEFFLIRYLRQSEREGYAQFAAYNSHYQTQEFPISSIKAIALIKASVRVNSLF, from the coding sequence ATGGCGGAAAATACACTTAAAAGGATTAAACAGTATTTGGATTACAAAGGTATTAGAATTAGAGCTTTTGAAAGAGTGGTGGGAATGTCTAATGGTTCATTTGCCAGTCAGTTAAAGAATGACAAAACGATTGGTGTAGATAAATTAGAAAATATCTTACACCAGTATCCTGATATCAATTCAGAATGGCTTTTAAAAGGCAATGGCGATATGCTTTTGTATGATACTGTAAATGAAGGGCGGGCATTTTACAGAAAAACAGAAAAAACGCAAAGCCGTAATATTCCGGTTTATGATATAGAAACTACCGCAGAAATTGCTGATTTGCTTGGAGAAACGAATTCTCAAAAACCTATAAGTTTTTTAAATGTTCCCAGAATTTCTCAATATGACGGGGCTTTGTATTTATTAGACGATAGCATGTATCCGTTATTAAAAAGCGGCGACATTGTGGTCTACAAAAAAATAAATAATCTGGAAAATAATATTATCTGGGGCGAAATGTATTTAATATACGTAAGCAGTGATAATAATGAATTTTTCTTAATTAGGTATTTAAGACAATCTGAACGCGAAGGATATGCACAGTTTGCGGCTTATAATTCGCATTATCAAACGCAGGAATTTCCAATTAGCAGCATAAAAGCAATTGCATTAATAAAAGCATCGGTTAGGGTTAATTCTCTGTTTTAA
- a CDS encoding gasdermin, which translates to MKLTNFLSDQGYDIIQGPVRNHKPLQLWLKKPFDEAQLYYAHIEHAFKSSIVLNEIENPALNINSTHKDDYGFNIGITLLQQIMETLGLGNFELSSKIKSGKKVTISYDNSVTREYAIGNLEDYMYGADFLHPNPSLLKNANRNYILVISGIVFAKNVIVDIETDFALDTNLTASLNEIASGKADFSINAQKQLKMVSNTDTLFPIAVKASRIDFDKSRFKKLKLVTDTSDIF; encoded by the coding sequence ATGAAACTTACCAATTTTTTAAGCGACCAGGGCTATGATATAATTCAGGGCCCCGTTAGAAACCACAAACCCTTACAATTATGGCTCAAAAAGCCTTTTGATGAAGCACAGCTTTATTATGCCCATATTGAACATGCTTTTAAAAGCAGTATTGTATTAAATGAAATTGAAAATCCGGCATTAAATATTAATTCCACTCACAAAGATGATTACGGATTCAATATTGGTATAACACTTCTTCAGCAGATCATGGAGACTTTGGGTCTTGGAAATTTTGAATTATCATCAAAAATTAAATCCGGAAAAAAAGTAACCATAAGTTATGACAATTCGGTTACCAGAGAATATGCAATTGGAAACCTCGAAGATTACATGTATGGAGCTGATTTTCTGCATCCAAATCCTTCTCTTCTAAAAAATGCCAATAGAAATTATATTCTCGTAATAAGCGGTATTGTTTTCGCAAAAAATGTAATTGTCGATATCGAAACTGATTTTGCTTTAGATACCAATTTAACTGCCAGCTTAAACGAAATTGCCAGCGGTAAAGCCGATTTTTCTATTAACGCGCAAAAACAGCTCAAAATGGTTTCAAATACTGATACCCTTTTTCCAATAGCGGTTAAAGCCAGCCGAATAGACTTCGATAAAAGCCGATTTAAAAAACTAAAATTAGTAACTGATACCAGCGATATATTTTAA
- a CDS encoding TMEM143 family protein, which translates to MTREHYIPFNKEFLLEQQIAAFAEDKQKADDFKKLFEIIEHYYHYESFNLNRNLKQNYALYDPDLSEREREGFIDKSDFSIFKNTLLTVLERGNYYRISEETLKEAFQESDLIGLNLTIDFNAFKDYELYARGHHKAKEKIKKYFFWKKEVEIEYYDRVLIYLNYSDADYLAAKKVKLGKMPIDPGSIALKIFKRVPKNDLETIFPNAVPKMSFKDKMLLWVPGVFGGISLLSAKVIPALLNMYEAYQTGETIDLLNSKTSLNQGLIALGILAAYCFRQYNNFINKKIRYSKTLSDSLYFKNLGNNSGAFYSLLNSSEEEALKETILAYTFLHESPVSLTAEELDSQIESWFALNLKTELDFDVNDALMKLKSIGLGIENDGKWQVVSLKEALIKIDELWDNVFEYNQK; encoded by the coding sequence ATGACACGAGAACATTATATTCCATTTAATAAGGAATTTTTACTCGAACAACAAATTGCAGCTTTCGCCGAAGACAAACAAAAGGCTGATGATTTTAAAAAATTATTCGAAATTATCGAACATTATTATCATTATGAATCTTTTAATCTAAACCGAAACTTAAAGCAGAACTATGCTTTGTATGATCCGGATTTAAGCGAAAGAGAGCGAGAAGGCTTTATTGACAAAAGCGATTTTTCTATCTTCAAGAACACACTGCTTACTGTTTTAGAACGCGGCAATTATTACCGAATCAGCGAAGAAACTTTAAAAGAAGCCTTTCAGGAATCTGATTTGATTGGTTTAAATCTCACAATTGATTTTAATGCTTTTAAAGATTACGAATTGTATGCCCGTGGTCATCATAAAGCAAAAGAAAAAATTAAGAAATATTTTTTCTGGAAAAAAGAAGTTGAAATCGAATATTACGATCGGGTTCTTATTTACCTCAATTACAGCGATGCCGATTATCTGGCAGCAAAAAAAGTTAAATTAGGCAAAATGCCAATCGATCCAGGTTCTATCGCATTAAAAATCTTTAAGCGTGTTCCTAAAAACGACCTTGAAACCATTTTTCCAAATGCAGTTCCAAAGATGTCTTTTAAAGACAAAATGCTGCTTTGGGTTCCGGGTGTTTTTGGTGGTATTTCATTATTAAGCGCCAAAGTAATTCCGGCTCTTCTAAATATGTATGAAGCTTACCAAACTGGCGAGACCATCGATTTACTAAACAGTAAAACCTCCTTAAATCAAGGATTAATTGCTTTGGGAATTCTGGCTGCGTATTGTTTCCGTCAGTACAATAATTTCATAAACAAAAAAATCAGATATTCTAAAACACTTTCAGACAGTTTGTATTTTAAGAATTTAGGAAACAACAGCGGTGCTTTTTATTCGCTTTTAAATTCATCTGAAGAAGAGGCATTAAAAGAAACCATTTTAGCCTATACCTTTTTACACGAAAGCCCGGTTTCGCTGACTGCCGAAGAACTGGATTCTCAAATTGAATCCTGGTTTGCTTTAAACCTAAAAACCGAATTGGATTTTGACGTAAACGATGCCTTAATGAAACTAAAAAGTATTGGTCTTGGAATTGAAAATGACGGAAAATGGCAGGTTGTATCGCTAAAAGAAGCATTGATTAAAATTGATGAATTATGGGATAATGTTTTTGAATACAACCAGAAATAA
- a CDS encoding class I SAM-dependent methyltransferase — translation MKAQKTSRTAQYMAFFRALETKRNQKDRLFLDPYAIHFVDPKLRLAVRLSQYSVFSKYINHTINKKIPGALSSGTARTKYIDELLKTAVSNGVEQVIILGAGFDTRAVRLDFLKSIPVIEIDHPNTSNFKAEIYKKRIGRIPENVTFLQIDFNKQNLDQLAAENNLDFSKPTAVIWEGVTNYLTEEAVKSTFSFISKFTQNSYVIFTYVHKEILKNPELFLGGEKLLKDLEKLEEHWTFGFMPNELPEYLNQFNIQLLEDLGADEYRQKFLPDRAEKGYEFYRTAFAVKKV, via the coding sequence ATGAAAGCTCAAAAAACCAGCAGAACAGCTCAATACATGGCTTTTTTTAGAGCGTTGGAAACTAAACGCAATCAAAAGGACAGATTATTTTTAGATCCTTATGCCATACATTTTGTAGATCCTAAATTAAGGCTCGCTGTTCGTTTGTCTCAATATTCTGTTTTCTCAAAATACATCAACCATACAATTAATAAAAAAATTCCGGGTGCTTTATCTTCTGGAACTGCCAGAACAAAATATATTGACGAACTGCTTAAAACAGCAGTTTCTAACGGCGTGGAGCAAGTTATAATTTTAGGAGCCGGATTTGATACCAGAGCGGTGCGCCTTGACTTTTTAAAATCAATTCCTGTAATTGAAATTGACCACCCCAATACGTCAAATTTTAAAGCCGAAATTTATAAAAAACGCATAGGCAGGATTCCTGAAAATGTTACTTTTCTTCAAATCGATTTTAACAAGCAAAACCTAGACCAGCTGGCAGCGGAAAATAACTTAGATTTTTCTAAACCTACAGCCGTTATATGGGAAGGCGTAACCAATTATTTAACCGAAGAAGCCGTAAAAAGCACCTTTTCTTTCATTTCTAAATTTACCCAAAACAGTTATGTCATATTTACTTATGTGCATAAAGAAATACTCAAAAATCCTGAATTATTTTTAGGCGGAGAAAAACTTTTAAAAGATCTGGAAAAACTAGAAGAGCACTGGACTTTTGGTTTTATGCCAAATGAGCTGCCAGAGTATTTAAATCAGTTTAATATTCAGCTTCTGGAAGATTTAGGAGCCGATGAATACCGACAAAAATTTCTTCCTGATCGTGCTGAAAAAGGATATGAGTTTTACAGAACTGCTTTTGCAGTAAAAAAGGTTTAA
- a CDS encoding zinc-dependent peptidase — protein MLFLFLGGILFGLIIVFRIIEPTYLLLFNKPLFIFWHPILNKMNGADKTILRREFPFYLNLSDKKKGYFEHRVKCFIDNYNFDGKDIEVTQEMKLIIAGTYVMLTFGMRTYLIHLFENIVIYPSVYYSTINDAYHKGEYNPRMKTIVFSWEDFLSGHQTKDNINLGLHEFTHVLHFHSRKRADPNAIIFYDEFTEIEKYFDKEDLTNRLKEKQYFRDYAYTNKFEFLAVILEHFFETPEIFKKEFPELFENVKTMINFKEEV, from the coding sequence ATGCTTTTTCTCTTTTTAGGTGGAATTTTATTTGGTTTAATAATCGTGTTTAGAATTATTGAACCAACTTATTTACTGCTTTTTAATAAACCGTTGTTTATATTTTGGCATCCTATTTTGAATAAAATGAATGGCGCCGATAAAACAATTTTACGCCGAGAATTTCCATTTTACCTCAATCTTTCAGATAAAAAGAAAGGCTATTTTGAACATCGGGTGAAGTGTTTCATTGATAATTATAATTTTGACGGAAAAGATATTGAAGTTACACAGGAAATGAAACTCATCATTGCCGGAACTTATGTAATGCTGACTTTTGGAATGCGAACCTATCTCATTCACTTATTTGAGAATATTGTCATTTATCCTTCTGTATATTACTCAACCATTAATGATGCATATCATAAAGGAGAATATAATCCGAGAATGAAAACCATTGTTTTTTCATGGGAAGATTTCCTGAGCGGACATCAGACAAAAGATAATATTAATCTTGGACTTCATGAATTTACACATGTCCTGCATTTTCATTCCAGAAAAAGAGCAGATCCTAATGCGATAATATTCTATGATGAATTTACCGAAATAGAAAAGTATTTTGATAAGGAAGACTTAACAAATAGGCTTAAGGAAAAACAATATTTTAGAGATTATGCATATACGAACAAGTTTGAATTTCTTGCCGTAATTCTGGAGCATTTTTTTGAAACTCCGGAAATCTTTAAGAAAGAATTCCCGGAGCTGTTTGAAAATGTAAAAACCATGATTAATTTTAAAGAAGAGGTTTAA